A window of Cellulomonas sp. SLBN-39 genomic DNA:
GGGCGCTGCGCGTCGGCCGGAGGGACGACGGCCTCGACGGCGAGACGGAGGGTGCCGGTCTCGTGCTCGAGCCGTTGGGCGGCCCCGGGCAGGGCCCGTTCGACGACGACGCCGTTGAGGACGGTGGACAGGAACCTCGCCTGCCGCGGGACGTCGCCCGGCGGGATCGCCCCTTCGTCGACGAGGACGGTCAGCCACCGTTCGACGAGGTGGAGCCCCCACCGTTCGAGCGCGAGGTAGGCGGCGGCCTCGTCGTCGGTCGGGGCGGTGGCGACGTACGACCGGACGGTCGTGCGCCAGAACTCCCGGGCGCGTTCCCCGGTGCCGACCTGGGCGAGCATCTGCCGCAGGCAGTCCAGGAGCCGGTCGGCGGGTGGGCGCGCGGTGTCGTGGATCGGGTCGTCGGGGATCTCGACGTCGTAGATCGCGGCGACGACGGTCTCCAGGAGCTCGCGCTGCGTCGGGAAGAAGTGGCGCAAGGAACCGGTGCTCACGCCGGCGCGTGCGGCGACGGCACGCACGCTGAGGCGGGCGGTGGGGTTCTCGCCGAGCATCGTGGCCGCCGCCACCAGGATCTTCTCGCGCGTGCCGGGCCCGGCCGGTCGTCCGGTCATCGTCCCTCCTTCACCCGGATGTTCTATCACGGCGTGCTAGCCTCGCTGATCGACTAGTACAGCGTGCTAGAACGGTCGACGACGTGAGGGGTGCCCGATGGGACGACGACGCTGGCGCGACGGCCTCGCCGCACGGCGCGTGAAGCCCGGCGACGGCCGGCCGCTGCCCCGCTTCCGCTGGTGGCAGCTGCTGAGCCGGTCCCTGCTCACCCTGCCCCTGCGGACCCCGGACGGCGGCGTGGTCGTCTACGCCGTGGATGTGCGGCACCTGGGCGACCGTGACGACGGCGCCGTGCGCGCCCGGCTCTACGCCGACGGCGTGCTGACCGCGCACTCCACCGTGCCCGCCCGGTTCCCGGTGCCGGGCGGGCACGTCGAGGTCGCCGTCGGCGGCTTCGGCCTGCGGCGCTGCCACCACGTGCCTGCGGACGGCCCTGCCCGCCAGCTGACGCCGCACCCCGCGTCCGCCGAGGGTCGGCGCGCGGCGCTGCACCGCACCCGGCCCGGGCTCAGCCGCCTCGTGGGCGCGGTCGCGACGCTGCTCGTGCTCGTCGGGCTCGGCGTGGCCGTCCCGCAGCTCGTCGAGACGATCTCGCAGATCCCGCCCGTCGCCGACGCGCTCGGCACGTTCGAGTCCCCGGTGCGGCTCCCGACCGCCGCGAACGTCGCGGTCGGGGTCGCGGCCGTCCTGGGCAGCACGGAGCGTGCGCTGCGCCTGCGCGCGGGCTGGCTCGACGACCTGGCCAGCTGACCACCACGAGAGGACGTCATGACCACCACCACTGCCACCGGGACCGAGGGCTGGCTCGTGCGGGACGAGGCGCCCGTGCTCGCCGGCCGGGTGCCCCCGGGCGTCGAGTACCACCGCGTGTACGCGGGGGAGAAGCGCCGCATCCTGCGCGGTGCCGTCGCCGTCGTGCTGCTCTTCGCCGGGCTGGTCGGGATCGCGCAGGCGTTCCTCGCCGCGGCCGCGCACATCGACGCGCAGCTGGGCCGCACGGGCTTCACACCGCTGCAGCACGCCGCCGGCGCGCTCGCGCTGGCCCTGCTCGTCCCCTACAGCATGCTGCTGCAGCGTCTGCTCTACGGGCTCCCGGCGGGCTCGTTGCACTCCGTCGCCGGGCGCTTCCGGTTCGCCGTCCTCGGGCGCTCGCTGCTCGCCTTCGGGCCGCCGCTGGTCGTCCTCGTCGCGGTCGTCGGGCTCCTCGTCCCGGGCGCGACCTTCCCGTGGACGAGGGCCGACCTGGTCGCCCTGCTCGTCGTCGGCGTGGTCCTCACCCCGCTCGCCGCTGCCGGGGAGGAGTACGGGCTGCGCGGCCTGATGCTCCGCGTCGTCGGCAGCTGGACCCGGGGTGCCCGCTCCGGTGCGGTCCTCGGCATCGTCGTCACGACGACCGTGTTCTCGCTCGTCCACGGGACGCTCGACCCCTACCTGCTCACGTCGTACCTCGTCCTGTTCTCCACGACGGCGTACGTCACGTGGCGCACCGGCGGGCTGGAGACCGCCGTCGTCCTGCACGCGGTGTACAACATGACGGCCCTCCTGCTGGCGACGACCCTGCACGCCGATCTCGGCGGCGAGCTGGCCAACCGGGCCCAGGCCCAGGGCTCCGTCGTGAACCTCCTGCCCGGCGCCGGGCTCCTCGTCGCCGCCGCGGTCGTCGGGTGGACCACCCGGAGGTCCGGGCCCCTCCGCACGCCCGGGGCCGACCGGACCGGGCAAGGATGATCGGGTGCGGCGGGCGGCCCGGGCGGCAGGGTGGTCCGCGGAGGGGGGCACCGTGATCACCTGGCTCAACCGCCTCGTCGACGTCGTCGAGGAGCACCTGGACGACGAGCTCGACGTCACCCGGCTCGCGGCCGCGCTCGGCACCAGCGAGTACCACCTGCGACGGATGTTCTCGTCGCTGGCGGGCATGCCGCTGTCGGAGTACGTGCGCCGCCGGCGCATGACCGTCGCGGCGGCGGACGTCGTCGCCGGTGACGGGGACCTGCTCGGGATCGCGGTGCGCCACGGGTACGGGTCGGCCGAGGCGTTCGGCCGCGCGTTCCGTTCCGTGCACGGCGTCAGCCCCGGG
This region includes:
- a CDS encoding TetR/AcrR family transcriptional regulator, translated to MTGRPAGPGTREKILVAAATMLGENPTARLSVRAVAARAGVSTGSLRHFFPTQRELLETVVAAIYDVEIPDDPIHDTARPPADRLLDCLRQMLAQVGTGERAREFWRTTVRSYVATAPTDDEAAAYLALERWGLHLVERWLTVLVDEGAIPPGDVPRQARFLSTVLNGVVVERALPGAAQRLEHETGTLRLAVEAVVPPADAQRPGA
- a CDS encoding CPBP family intramembrane glutamic endopeptidase, whose amino-acid sequence is MTTTTATGTEGWLVRDEAPVLAGRVPPGVEYHRVYAGEKRRILRGAVAVVLLFAGLVGIAQAFLAAAAHIDAQLGRTGFTPLQHAAGALALALLVPYSMLLQRLLYGLPAGSLHSVAGRFRFAVLGRSLLAFGPPLVVLVAVVGLLVPGATFPWTRADLVALLVVGVVLTPLAAAGEEYGLRGLMLRVVGSWTRGARSGAVLGIVVTTTVFSLVHGTLDPYLLTSYLVLFSTTAYVTWRTGGLETAVVLHAVYNMTALLLATTLHADLGGELANRAQAQGSVVNLLPGAGLLVAAAVVGWTTRRSGPLRTPGADRTGQG